The genomic stretch ATTGGCCCCTGGCAATGATCATCTTGCGACAATTATTATTGATGAAACGACGAGGTTGGACGGAATTGTTCGTGAGTTTCTTGATTTTGCTCGCCCACAAAAGCTGAACCTTGAGTATGCCTTTATAAGTGACGTGATACGCAAGGCTATTGGCTTTATGGGGCCAGAATTCGATAAGGGTCATATAGTCGTACGAGACACTGTTGACACAACCGCGCCACAAATTCGAATAGATTCAAACTTTTTATACCAGGCATTTTTAAACCTCTTGGTTAATGCAATACAAGCAATGCCCAAAGGCGGCACGTTAAGCGTTACGACTTATGAAAATAGTAAAAAGAAAACGCAGTGTGTTGTGATTTCTGATACCGGTATTGGTATGTCTGACGAAGTTTGTGGGCAAATATTTAATCCTTTTTTTACCCAGAAAAATCGGGGTACCGGCTTGGGGCTGGCGATCGTAAAAAACATAGTTGAAGCCCATGATGGTGCGATTTCTGCTGAAAGCATCGAAGGCGAGGGAACGAGCTTTTTGATTGAGCTGCCGCTGCTGGGCCATTCAGACGTATAGTTATCAGTGGATTTTGTTGTGGAGAGTCATGTAGAGGACAAATTGGTCGGTTCGCACGAAGAAGGAGTCGAAGTCCCCTACGAGCAGCTCGAACCGGAGACCTTGCAGAATTTGGTCGAGGAGTTTGTCACAAGAGACGGAAACGATTGGGGCGATGTCGACGGTGCGCTGGAGAGTAGTGTTGCTCAGGTCATGCAGCAACTGCGAGACCGGAAGGCAAAGGTCGTGTTTGACCTGAAGTCGGAAACGGCGAATATTGTTATCTGCCGCTGAATCCCGGCTGGGCCTTTTATGGCCGTGATCACACGACAAACAATTCATAAATGATGGTAGACGAGGAGCTTGGTGAGATTATCGCTTGCCATGAACAATCTATCAACAAAAGGAAAGGAGCGAGAGATGGGAGACAAAGGCGGCAAGAAAGGTAAAGCTAAGGAACAGAAGCAGAGTGCTGCGAAACATGACCAACAGGTCAAAAAAGCAAAAGATAAGCAACCGCAAAAGAAACAGTAGCAACTTCAGGGGAACCTGGGATTTTTTGTAAATCTGTTTTTAATTAGGGACACTTCCCGTATTACCAAGAAATACGGGAAGTGTCCCTACTATGCCTTATGCGTTTTCTTTCTCTACTTTTTCTATAGTTGCACTTAACTTTTGATATACACCGAGTGCCACAATTAAAATAGCTGATACCACAATGAGTAAAGCCGGATACAGCAAAAGGGTAAGATCTTTCGTTCCTGCTTTAAACACATAAACCAATCCTTCAATGCTAACTGCAATAGCAATGATTACAATTATTTTTGTAATTGTCCTTCTTGCTTCTTCAGGATCACGAAGCTCTTTATTCATAAATACTTCTTCTTCCATCATATACTGTGCAACATCAATAATGGCTGCAGATATGATTATTGCACCTACAGACTGAAGTATTAATGGAATAAAATCAGTTTTTTCCCCAATGCTGGAAATGACCTCACAAACAGACCATCCCATAATTATTAGGGATAGTGCTATTAGAATTAAAGCCGCTAACAGATGAACTCCAGAGAATATAATAGTAAATATTTTTTTCATGATTTGACCTTATAAATTATCAACTAATGAGGCCCTGTCTGACATTGATGTAATACGCATAACGTCTTGGTCAGTGGCGCGCCCGGTGCTTGCCCGTCTAGGCCACCCGACCTCTTCGCGTCCACTGTACTAAATTGTGTACGCCCGACATGGGCATAAACTAATGAGGTGAAAGTCCTCTGTAGGAAGATCACGGTCATAGTTGTTACTGAATTCTCGGGCAATATGACCATAACTACTAGCAAATGGCAAGGGCTTTACCGTGAGGTATGGTCTGGAGGAAGCCGCTAGCAGGTAAGCGTAGACTCCGAATTTGCGAGCTGATGAACAAGAACATCATATGAGGCGTAGGCTGAAGGCTAGTTGGCTCAAGACAACGAAGCCATGTGATCTAACGGCCACCGTAA from Desulfobulbaceae bacterium encodes the following:
- a CDS encoding YheU family protein, translating into MVGSHEEGVEVPYEQLEPETLQNLVEEFVTRDGNDWGDVDGALESSVAQVMQQLRDRKAKVVFDLKSETANIVICR